In a single window of the Acidobacteriota bacterium genome:
- a CDS encoding 30S ribosomal protein S1 — protein sequence MNLPDLQVTPTPTPAPAVAKPPVAVPAKPFTEPPAEPEESFSELFSQYEKSNPRKRNEPGAGLTGTVVAITADAVIFDIGRKEEGIVPLAEFARTGESVKPGDQVQVTITGRDPEGYLKLARGRVARTTDWSSLEKAFAEKAIIAGTVTAVIKGGLSVDVGVRAFMPASRSGTRDAAEMEKLVGQQIRCRISKLDVADEDVVVDRRAVSEEEERAAKDRRYGEIREGDIVHGEISSIADYGAFVNIGGVDGLLHVSDIAWSRISKPSDVLTIGQQIDAKVLKVDIAKGRISLGMKQLLPHPWDQVAAKFKAGERVRGTVTRIADFGAFVQLEPGIEGLIHISEMAWSKRVRNPGDVVKVGETVEVVILGVQVPERRISLGLKQALGDPWAEVAERFAAGSEVEGPVMSLTKFGAFVQVAEGVEGMIHISEISAEKRLDHPRDELHVGQVIKAQVLEVDTIKRSLRLSMKQLVPSHADEYIAEHKEGDVVTGRMKKSSGAEARVELGEGVQGVYRMDAAPAQKPEASAPVVADLSSLTSMLNARWKVGSGVAAAQPEAASTGQIRSFRIVKLDAATKRIELELAE from the coding sequence ATGAACCTGCCTGATCTTCAGGTAACGCCCACTCCCACTCCAGCGCCTGCCGTGGCCAAACCGCCCGTGGCAGTGCCCGCAAAGCCATTCACCGAGCCGCCAGCGGAGCCGGAAGAATCATTCAGCGAGCTTTTCTCGCAATACGAGAAGAGCAACCCGCGTAAGCGCAACGAACCCGGCGCGGGGCTTACCGGCACGGTGGTTGCCATCACCGCCGATGCGGTGATCTTCGACATCGGGCGCAAGGAGGAGGGCATCGTCCCGCTGGCGGAGTTTGCGCGCACGGGCGAAAGCGTGAAGCCCGGCGATCAGGTGCAGGTGACCATCACCGGTCGTGATCCCGAGGGTTATCTGAAGCTGGCGCGTGGGCGGGTTGCGCGAACGACGGATTGGAGTTCGCTCGAAAAGGCTTTTGCCGAGAAAGCCATCATCGCTGGGACGGTTACAGCGGTCATCAAGGGTGGCCTGAGCGTGGATGTGGGCGTGCGCGCCTTCATGCCCGCCTCGCGCAGCGGCACGCGCGATGCCGCCGAAATGGAGAAATTGGTCGGGCAACAGATTCGCTGCCGCATCAGCAAGCTCGACGTGGCCGATGAAGATGTCGTGGTGGATCGCCGTGCTGTCTCCGAAGAAGAAGAGCGCGCCGCCAAGGACCGCCGCTACGGCGAAATTCGCGAAGGCGACATCGTTCATGGCGAGATCAGCAGCATCGCCGACTACGGTGCATTTGTGAATATTGGCGGCGTGGATGGCCTGCTGCACGTCAGCGATATCGCCTGGTCGCGCATCAGCAAACCTTCCGATGTGCTAACCATCGGCCAGCAGATAGACGCCAAGGTGCTCAAAGTGGACATCGCCAAAGGGCGTATCTCGCTGGGCATGAAGCAGCTTCTGCCGCATCCCTGGGATCAGGTGGCCGCCAAGTTCAAAGCCGGCGAGCGCGTGCGCGGCACGGTAACGCGCATTGCTGACTTCGGCGCGTTCGTGCAACTGGAGCCGGGCATCGAGGGACTGATCCACATCTCCGAGATGGCCTGGTCGAAGCGCGTGCGCAATCCCGGCGACGTGGTGAAGGTCGGAGAGACGGTCGAGGTGGTTATCCTCGGCGTGCAAGTCCCCGAACGGCGTATCTCGCTGGGCCTGAAGCAGGCGCTGGGCGATCCCTGGGCCGAGGTGGCAGAGCGCTTCGCCGCAGGCTCGGAGGTCGAAGGCCCAGTGATGAGTCTGACCAAGTTTGGCGCATTCGTGCAGGTAGCTGAGGGCGTGGAAGGGATGATTCACATCAGCGAGATCAGCGCGGAGAAACGGCTAGACCATCCCCGCGATGAGTTGCATGTGGGGCAGGTCATCAAGGCGCAGGTGCTGGAAGTGGACACCATCAAGCGGTCCCTGCGTCTGAGCATGAAGCAGCTAGTCCCCAGCCACGCCGATGAATATATCGCCGAACACAAGGAAGGCGACGTGGTCACCGGTCGCATGAAGAAGTCCAGCGGTGCCGAGGCGCGCGTGGAATTGGGCGAAGGCGTGCAAGGCGTTTACCGGATGGATGCAGCTCCGGCGCAAAAACCGGAGGCTTCGGCACCGGTCGTTGCGGACCTTTCCTCCTTGACGTCCATGCTGAATGCCCGCTGGAAGGTGGGCAGTGGCGTCGCCGCTGCTCAACCGGAGGCCGCCAGCACGGGGCAAATCCGCAGCTTCCGCATCGTCAAGCTCGACGCAGCCACCAAGCGAATTGAACTGGAGTTGGCCGAGTAG
- a CDS encoding DNA-3-methyladenine glycosylase I, with the protein MSGNALVIEYHDREWGVPIHDDLLLFEFLILEGAQAGLSWQTVLNKREEYRRAFHSFNPQRIAQYGAVDAARLMGNPGIIRNRLKISATISNAQAFLRVLDETGSFNEYLWQFVGGQPIQHSFTSMKQVPATSPESDAMSKALMKRGFRFVGSTICYAFMQATGMVNDHTTDCFRQSTVR; encoded by the coding sequence ATGTCCGGCAATGCGCTGGTGATCGAGTATCACGACCGCGAGTGGGGCGTGCCGATCCACGACGATCTGCTATTGTTTGAGTTCCTGATCCTGGAAGGCGCCCAAGCGGGACTCTCCTGGCAGACCGTGCTGAATAAGCGCGAAGAATATCGCCGCGCATTCCACAGCTTCAATCCACAACGCATCGCACAGTATGGAGCCGTTGACGCCGCGCGACTGATGGGCAATCCCGGCATCATTCGCAACCGGCTGAAGATTTCGGCCACCATCTCGAACGCGCAGGCATTCTTGCGTGTGCTGGACGAGACCGGTTCGTTCAACGAATATCTCTGGCAGTTTGTGGGCGGCCAGCCCATTCAACACAGCTTTACTTCAATGAAGCAAGTTCCGGCCACCTCACCCGAGTCCGACGCCATGAGCAAGGCGCTGATGAAGCGCGGCTTTCGATTCGTCGGCTCGACCATCTGCTACGCATTCATGCAGGCCACCGGCATGGTCAACGACCACACCACGGACTGCTTCCGGCAGAGCACTGTGCGTTAA
- a CDS encoding ABC transporter ATP-binding protein: MNPIISAKDISKRYGSAPLFQNVSFTVAEGNRIGIIGPNGSGKSTLLEILFGRVLPDTGEVAVRKRTKVSYVAQISEFASGDTVRSIVERALNHKAATAETIEGLPFRAVDALARAGFKDLDTKATELSGGWRKRLAIAEALVQAPDILLLDEPTNHLDLAGIKWLESLLQSAPFACVVVSHDRYFLENIATEVVELNRIYVDGLLRVDGNYSQFLEAKAEYIHAQGKRQDAVENRVRTESEWLRRGPKARATKAKARIDRAHEMIQELADLNSRSRVATAKIDFAATDRRTKDLIELAGVHYSIGGRTLFEGLDFTFRSQMRVGLVGPNGSGKTTLLRLLQGEIRPSSGAIKRADALRIVYFDQNRSLDPNVPLRRALAPDSDSVIYQDRVVHVAAWAARFLFNGEDLNQPVGRLSGGERARVLIAQLMLQPADILLLDEPTNDLDIPTLEILEESLLEFAGALVLVTHDRYMLDRVSNTVLGLDGLGQVEPFADYSQWDVWQQLQEKKAGANNLATQSARSAPVDPQRAAKKKLSYMEAREFAALESSIAEAERGLEATRATLADPAVQSDAPRLLRLCAEVDEAEKSLEKQYARWAVLEGKNG; encoded by the coding sequence TTGAATCCGATTATTAGTGCCAAGGATATTTCGAAGAGGTATGGCAGCGCGCCGCTCTTCCAGAATGTTTCGTTCACCGTGGCGGAAGGCAATCGGATCGGCATCATCGGTCCTAATGGCTCCGGCAAATCGACACTGCTCGAAATCCTCTTTGGCCGGGTCCTGCCGGACACCGGGGAGGTGGCCGTACGCAAGCGGACGAAGGTCAGCTATGTCGCGCAGATTTCGGAGTTCGCCTCCGGCGATACCGTTCGATCCATAGTCGAGCGCGCTCTCAATCACAAGGCCGCGACCGCCGAAACTATTGAGGGGCTGCCTTTCCGGGCAGTCGATGCGCTGGCCCGCGCCGGTTTCAAGGATTTGGATACCAAGGCCACGGAGTTGTCGGGAGGCTGGCGCAAACGGCTGGCCATCGCTGAGGCGCTGGTTCAGGCGCCGGACATTCTGCTGCTCGACGAGCCGACGAATCATCTGGACCTGGCAGGAATCAAGTGGCTCGAATCGCTTCTGCAGAGCGCGCCATTCGCCTGCGTGGTGGTCAGCCATGATCGTTATTTTCTCGAAAACATAGCCACCGAAGTTGTGGAACTCAATCGCATCTATGTGGATGGGTTGCTGCGCGTTGACGGAAACTACAGCCAGTTTCTGGAGGCCAAAGCGGAATACATTCATGCGCAGGGCAAGCGGCAGGACGCTGTGGAGAACCGCGTGCGCACCGAGAGTGAATGGCTGCGCCGGGGCCCCAAGGCCCGGGCAACCAAGGCCAAGGCGCGGATTGATAGAGCGCACGAAATGATTCAGGAACTCGCGGACCTGAATTCGCGCAGCCGCGTTGCCACCGCCAAAATCGATTTTGCCGCGACGGATCGCAGAACCAAGGACCTAATCGAGCTTGCAGGTGTTCACTATTCCATTGGCGGACGCACGCTGTTCGAGGGGCTGGATTTTACGTTTCGATCGCAGATGCGCGTGGGGCTGGTGGGTCCGAACGGGAGCGGCAAGACCACACTACTGCGGCTCTTGCAGGGAGAGATCCGGCCATCGAGCGGCGCGATTAAACGGGCCGATGCACTGCGCATCGTCTACTTCGATCAAAACCGGTCGCTCGATCCCAACGTGCCGTTGCGCCGCGCTTTGGCGCCGGACAGCGACTCGGTGATCTATCAGGATCGCGTCGTTCACGTGGCCGCATGGGCAGCGCGATTTCTCTTTAATGGCGAGGACTTGAACCAGCCCGTCGGGCGGCTGTCGGGTGGCGAGCGGGCGCGCGTTTTAATCGCGCAGCTCATGCTTCAGCCGGCTGACATCCTCTTGCTCGATGAGCCGACCAACGATCTGGATATCCCCACTTTGGAAATTCTGGAAGAGAGCCTGCTGGAGTTTGCAGGAGCGCTGGTGCTGGTAACGCATGACCGCTACATGCTGGACCGCGTTTCAAACACCGTGCTGGGCCTCGATGGGCTGGGGCAGGTGGAACCATTCGCCGACTATTCGCAATGGGACGTGTGGCAGCAGTTGCAAGAGAAAAAAGCCGGGGCCAATAATTTGGCAACCCAGTCTGCGCGTTCTGCTCCGGTTGACCCTCAGCGGGCCGCCAAGAAGAAGCTCTCCTATATGGAAGCGCGCGAGTTTGCGGCCTTGGAGAGCAGCATTGCCGAGGCGGAGCGAGGACTTGAAGCAACGCGCGCCACGCTGGCCGATCCGGCAGTCCAGAGTGATGCGCCCCGCCTGCTGCGACTTTGCGCCGAAGTGGACGAGGCCGAGAAGTCTCTGGAAAAGCAATATGCGCGCTGGGCGGTGCTGGAGGGGAAAAATGGCTGA
- a CDS encoding PIN domain-containing protein, whose product MVEVLDGVAVIYLDAHVLVWLYFGNSEKLSPAARRALEKHDLLASAAAVLEVELLHEIGRLRPSAAIIISVLERDLGLKVCDLPFRTIVDCALKEAWSRDPFDRLIVANAKAGAAQLITADENIHKHFPRAVW is encoded by the coding sequence CTGGTCGAAGTATTGGACGGAGTTGCAGTGATCTATCTGGATGCCCACGTTCTGGTGTGGTTGTATTTTGGCAACTCCGAAAAACTGAGTCCCGCCGCGAGACGCGCGCTGGAAAAGCATGATCTGCTGGCCTCAGCCGCAGCGGTCCTCGAGGTGGAATTGTTGCATGAGATCGGCAGGCTGCGCCCATCGGCGGCGATTATCATCTCGGTGCTGGAACGGGATTTGGGGTTGAAGGTCTGCGACCTCCCCTTTCGCACCATCGTTGATTGTGCGCTGAAGGAAGCCTGGAGCCGCGATCCTTTTGACCGGCTCATCGTGGCTAATGCCAAGGCGGGAGCCGCGCAGTTAATCACCGCGGACGAAAACATTCATAAGCACTTTCCCCGCGCGGTTTGGTAG
- a CDS encoding DUF1592 domain-containing protein, with product MSAFQSLRLGPTDRGERTLPSICSITRMIAMAGVLAVPSLLAAAGQQPDNSATGGVSANRAMVNRYCVTCHNEKLRTAELTLDKLNVDRIAESPESWEKVLRKLRLGAMPPVGAPRPDKPNYSALVSYLESELDKLAAAAPNPGRPTVHRLNRAEYTNAIRDILDLEIDGATLLPADVAEYGFDNMGDVLSVSPVLMERYMLAAGKVVRMAIGDANARPAAETYQLSKMTKQDLSQDDRMSEDLPFGSRGGTAIRHHFPADGEYVVKIRLQRNIEGYIRGMADAHQLDVRLDGTRIKLLTIGGEQHGRSGPIFTKNQEYDYRGDLAQTGYEFTADEILEARFTAGVGTHTIGVTFLKQTVMPVGRLVPHMPISEIDQYKGGNPAVESVVVTGPYAGKGVGDAAGRRRIFTCQPARAADEEPCARNILSTMARRAYRRPVSEDEVKSLLSLYQSGRSDGGFEEGIAMAIESIFAGPDFLFRIESDPPKATPNTVYRVSDLELASRLSFFLWSSVPDDPLLDLAERGRLKEPAVLEQQVRRMLADPRSKALVSNFAGQWLYMRSVSQLSPDPSLFPEFDGELREAFRSELELFFENMLREDRPALQMLTADYTFVNERLARHYGIPNVYGSHFRQVAVTDEARKGLLAKGGILAVTSYGNRTSPVLRGKWVLEQMLGMPPPPPPPDVPPLDDKNKDGKPLTMRQMMEQHRANPACASCHKLMDPIGFALENFDAVGAWRTTEGKAAAPVDVSGQLFDGNKFENYSQFRQVLLSHSDQFMSTATEKLLTYALGRGLENYDAPAVRKIVGEAARSEYRWSSLILGVVKSTPFQMRRSRTL from the coding sequence ATGAGTGCCTTCCAGAGCCTGAGACTTGGCCCTACTGATCGAGGGGAGAGAACACTTCCAAGCATCTGTTCCATCACCAGAATGATTGCTATGGCGGGAGTGCTGGCAGTACCTTCCCTTTTAGCGGCGGCCGGCCAGCAACCCGACAATTCCGCTACAGGGGGAGTATCTGCGAATCGCGCGATGGTGAATCGCTACTGTGTAACCTGCCACAACGAGAAGCTGCGCACCGCCGAGCTTACCCTGGACAAGCTGAATGTGGACCGTATAGCCGAAAGCCCGGAATCCTGGGAAAAGGTGTTGAGAAAATTGCGCTTGGGCGCCATGCCGCCGGTTGGTGCGCCTCGGCCTGACAAACCAAATTATAGTGCCTTGGTATCCTACCTGGAATCGGAGTTGGACAAGCTGGCTGCGGCAGCCCCCAATCCCGGACGGCCTACCGTCCATCGCCTCAACCGCGCGGAATATACCAACGCGATCCGGGATATTTTAGATTTGGAGATTGACGGCGCAACGCTGCTGCCCGCCGATGTCGCCGAGTACGGCTTCGACAATATGGGTGATGTTCTATCAGTATCGCCGGTTCTGATGGAACGATATATGTTGGCGGCGGGCAAGGTCGTTCGCATGGCCATCGGCGATGCCAACGCGCGCCCCGCCGCTGAGACCTACCAACTTTCAAAAATGACCAAGCAGGACTTGAGCCAGGACGACCGGATGAGCGAGGATTTGCCATTCGGATCGCGCGGAGGCACGGCGATTCGCCACCATTTTCCAGCCGATGGCGAGTACGTTGTCAAGATTCGCTTGCAGAGAAACATTGAAGGCTATATCCGAGGCATGGCGGATGCTCATCAACTGGATGTCCGGCTGGATGGGACGCGCATCAAACTGCTGACCATTGGGGGCGAACAGCATGGCCGCTCCGGTCCGATTTTCACCAAAAACCAGGAATACGACTATCGCGGTGACCTGGCTCAGACCGGATACGAATTTACGGCGGATGAGATTTTAGAGGCACGCTTTACGGCCGGGGTGGGCACGCACACGATTGGCGTAACCTTCCTGAAGCAGACGGTGATGCCCGTGGGCCGCCTGGTTCCGCACATGCCCATCAGCGAAATTGATCAGTACAAAGGTGGCAATCCCGCGGTCGAGAGCGTCGTCGTTACCGGTCCCTATGCCGGGAAGGGCGTGGGGGATGCTGCCGGCCGCCGCAGGATATTCACGTGCCAGCCCGCTCGCGCAGCCGACGAAGAACCCTGCGCGAGGAATATTCTCTCGACCATGGCGCGTCGCGCTTACCGGCGGCCCGTGAGCGAGGATGAGGTCAAGAGTCTGCTCAGCCTATACCAATCTGGCCGGAGCGATGGCGGATTTGAAGAAGGAATCGCCATGGCGATCGAGAGCATTTTTGCCGGGCCGGATTTTCTCTTCCGCATTGAAAGCGACCCGCCAAAAGCAACGCCAAATACCGTTTATCGAGTCAGTGATCTGGAGTTAGCTTCCCGCCTGTCTTTCTTCTTGTGGAGCAGCGTCCCCGATGATCCGCTGTTGGACCTAGCGGAACGGGGGCGGCTCAAGGAGCCGGCGGTGCTGGAGCAGCAGGTGCGGCGCATGCTCGCCGATCCCCGCTCCAAGGCATTGGTGAGCAACTTCGCCGGGCAGTGGCTGTATATGCGCAGCGTGAGCCAACTGTCTCCCGATCCATCGTTATTTCCGGAATTCGACGGCGAGTTGCGCGAGGCATTCCGGAGCGAACTGGAGTTGTTTTTTGAGAACATGCTGCGCGAGGATCGCCCGGCGTTGCAGATGCTGACCGCCGACTACACTTTTGTCAATGAACGGCTGGCCCGGCACTACGGTATTCCGAATGTTTACGGCAGCCATTTCCGGCAGGTTGCAGTTACGGATGAGGCCCGGAAGGGATTGTTGGCCAAGGGCGGAATACTTGCTGTAACGTCCTATGGCAACCGCACCTCTCCCGTGTTACGCGGCAAGTGGGTGCTCGAGCAGATGCTGGGCATGCCCCCGCCGCCCCCGCCGCCCGATGTCCCCCCGCTGGACGACAAGAATAAAGATGGCAAGCCGCTCACCATGCGTCAGATGATGGAGCAGCATCGCGCCAATCCAGCCTGTGCGAGTTGCCACAAGCTGATGGACCCCATCGGATTCGCTCTGGAAAACTTCGACGCCGTGGGCGCGTGGCGAACCACGGAGGGGAAAGCTGCGGCCCCTGTGGATGTCTCCGGACAACTGTTTGATGGCAACAAGTTTGAGAATTACAGCCAGTTTCGTCAGGTGCTGTTGAGCCATTCCGATCAATTCATGTCTACTGCAACTGAAAAACTGCTTACCTACGCGCTGGGGCGAGGGTTGGAGAACTACGATGCACCGGCGGTTCGCAAGATAGTTGGGGAGGCAGCTCGCAGCGAGTATCGCTGGTCGTCGCTGATCCTCGGAGTAGTAAAGAGTACGCCGTTTCAAATGAGGAGGTCTCGAACGTTATGA
- a CDS encoding type II toxin-antitoxin system Phd/YefM family antitoxin produces the protein MVCSSSNRLAGRRRSMRITASKLRENIYRILDEVAEKGTPVEVLRKGTVVKIVAENRPSKLARLKKRSGFIGDPDDIVGMDWSKYWTELQ, from the coding sequence ATGGTATGCTCATCCAGTAATAGGTTGGCTGGCAGGAGACGTTCCATGCGCATTACGGCATCCAAGCTGCGGGAAAATATTTACCGGATTCTCGACGAGGTGGCGGAGAAAGGGACGCCCGTGGAGGTTTTGCGCAAGGGCACGGTGGTGAAAATTGTCGCCGAAAATCGCCCGTCAAAACTGGCGCGGCTGAAAAAGCGATCTGGCTTCATCGGCGACCCCGATGATATTGTCGGGATGGACTGGTCGAAGTATTGGACGGAGTTGCAGTGA
- a CDS encoding DUF1552 domain-containing protein, whose amino-acid sequence MTAIFKKAIPRRTFLRGAGATLALPLLDSMIPALAAASAPTVRVGYIYLPLGRIMSKWTPATEGPGFEMTPTLAPLTPFRDQLTVISGLNIKAADPRLNEGGGNHARPCATYLTGIHPGARTAAAGISVDQIIAAEFGKHTQLASLELGMDPAEFVGEADGTYAGYYRSTVSWRSGTVPLLTEDNPRRVFERMFGDTDTTNPAERIRRISRQRSILDAVMGRVNHLMTTVGPSDGQKITEYLDAVRDVERRIQVAETTASVSGEPPAMERPAGIPATYAEHARLMFDLMLLAYQTDLTRVITFMMGHEGTNRPYREIGAHDGHHSLSHHKDDPGTVAIVEKIDLYHSQLVAGFLEKLRATPDAGGSLLDHSIFVCGSALGNANLHLHNDIPIALVGGGAGKLKGGRHLVYRGLPLSNLHLTTLDMLGVPDTAFLIPHDSDATGRLEGIV is encoded by the coding sequence ATGACAGCGATATTCAAAAAGGCCATTCCCCGCCGCACTTTCCTGCGCGGCGCTGGAGCCACATTGGCATTGCCGTTGCTCGATTCCATGATCCCGGCGCTGGCGGCGGCATCCGCGCCCACGGTTCGCGTGGGATACATATACCTCCCGCTGGGCAGGATCATGAGCAAGTGGACTCCGGCAACTGAAGGGCCGGGTTTTGAAATGACTCCCACGCTGGCGCCTCTGACGCCGTTCCGCGATCAGCTTACGGTGATCAGCGGACTGAACATCAAGGCCGCCGACCCTCGGCTAAACGAAGGCGGCGGAAACCACGCGCGACCCTGCGCCACGTATCTGACCGGCATCCACCCGGGTGCCCGGACTGCCGCGGCGGGAATTTCTGTGGACCAGATCATTGCCGCCGAATTCGGCAAGCATACCCAACTGGCTTCACTGGAACTGGGCATGGACCCCGCCGAGTTCGTGGGTGAGGCTGACGGCACCTATGCAGGCTACTACCGCAGCACGGTCTCCTGGCGCAGCGGCACCGTCCCACTGCTAACGGAAGACAATCCTCGCAGGGTATTTGAGCGCATGTTCGGAGATACTGACACCACCAACCCAGCCGAGCGCATCCGCCGCATCAGCAGGCAGCGCAGCATACTGGATGCCGTGATGGGGCGAGTGAATCACCTGATGACCACCGTGGGGCCGAGCGACGGACAGAAAATCACAGAGTATCTGGACGCTGTCCGTGATGTGGAACGGCGCATCCAGGTAGCTGAGACGACGGCCTCGGTGTCCGGAGAGCCTCCGGCCATGGAGCGTCCCGCAGGCATTCCAGCCACCTATGCCGAACATGCCCGGCTGATGTTTGACCTGATGTTGCTGGCTTACCAGACGGATCTCACCCGCGTGATTACTTTCATGATGGGGCACGAAGGAACCAATCGGCCCTATCGGGAAATCGGGGCGCACGACGGCCATCACTCCCTGTCGCATCATAAGGATGACCCGGGGACGGTCGCGATCGTCGAGAAGATCGATCTGTACCATTCTCAACTTGTCGCCGGTTTCCTCGAGAAGTTGCGGGCTACCCCCGATGCGGGCGGCTCATTGTTGGATCATTCCATCTTCGTCTGTGGCAGCGCTCTGGGCAACGCCAACCTGCATCTGCATAATGACATTCCTATCGCTCTGGTGGGCGGGGGAGCGGGTAAACTCAAGGGTGGTCGGCACCTGGTGTATCGCGGCCTGCCTCTGTCGAACTTACATTTGACGACGCTGGATATGTTGGGGGTCCCTGATACCGCCTTCCTGATTCCCCATGACAGTGACGCCACCGGAAGGCTGGAAGGCATCGTGTAA
- a CDS encoding ankyrin repeat domain-containing protein — protein MSRLTRLIASYGLKATISAILCAGSAVLCAGRLLAASGEVRLIEAVKHGDKAAVDSLLTEKTDVNLPQPDGSTALAWAAHRDDTATAEQLIRAGADVNKTNDYGVTPLALACTNRNAAMIQKLLSAGANPSAKLWNGETVLMTCVRTGSLDGVKLLLARGADVNAKENIEDQTALMWAAATRSSEITRALIERGANVHARSKLIPLPEPFIIKNEQVFGSNYRPTVHFPRSKGGFTPLMFAAREGDLESARLLLEAGANVNEATEEEGSVLIVASASGHEKLAIFLLENGADPNVKDGYGVAPIHYSLHDGLLTLASALKLPTDDLGWERPNMPGLLKALMARGADPNTRIEKNFPNLEYPFLARGGEDHPQIELASATPFMLAAASGDVAAMRTLVEGRADPKVVTSEGVSSLLVASGLGTERGRRDEKGAIEALKLVMALDPNADVNGAAKGGIYGDGRTALHAAAYLGWNDMIKFLAEKGANLDVKDMYGMTPLEIALGDPEGRLYRNLPGGRYDDRFRRPAFRVNKVTSELLVKLGATPFTGKFRERTGE, from the coding sequence ATGAGCAGGTTGACAAGACTTATCGCATCGTATGGTCTCAAGGCAACTATCAGCGCCATTTTGTGCGCAGGCAGCGCCGTTTTGTGCGCGGGCAGACTGCTGGCCGCCAGCGGCGAGGTGCGGCTAATTGAGGCCGTAAAACATGGCGACAAAGCAGCGGTAGATTCTCTCCTTACCGAAAAAACAGACGTAAACCTGCCCCAGCCCGATGGCTCTACGGCGCTCGCCTGGGCCGCGCATCGCGACGACACGGCTACCGCCGAACAGCTCATTCGCGCCGGTGCCGATGTAAACAAGACCAACGATTATGGCGTAACTCCGCTCGCGCTTGCTTGCACCAATCGCAACGCGGCCATGATCCAGAAACTGCTGAGCGCCGGCGCCAATCCCAGCGCCAAGCTTTGGAACGGCGAGACGGTGCTGATGACCTGCGTCCGCACGGGCAGCCTGGATGGAGTGAAATTGCTCCTGGCCCGCGGAGCGGACGTGAACGCCAAGGAAAACATTGAAGACCAGACGGCATTGATGTGGGCAGCCGCCACCAGGAGTTCGGAGATTACTCGAGCGCTGATCGAGCGCGGAGCCAACGTCCACGCCCGCTCCAAGCTCATTCCGCTGCCTGAGCCGTTCATCATTAAAAACGAACAGGTCTTCGGCAGCAACTATCGGCCTACTGTTCACTTCCCCCGCTCCAAGGGCGGATTCACTCCATTGATGTTCGCAGCGAGAGAAGGGGATTTGGAATCCGCCCGCCTCTTGCTGGAAGCGGGCGCGAATGTAAACGAGGCAACCGAAGAGGAAGGTTCGGTTCTAATCGTGGCCAGTGCGAGCGGCCATGAGAAGCTGGCCATCTTCCTGCTGGAAAATGGTGCCGACCCGAACGTAAAGGATGGCTATGGAGTCGCCCCCATCCACTACTCACTGCATGACGGACTTTTGACGCTGGCCAGCGCTCTGAAACTTCCCACCGATGACCTGGGCTGGGAGCGGCCCAACATGCCCGGCCTGCTGAAGGCGCTCATGGCTCGTGGAGCCGATCCCAACACACGCATTGAAAAGAATTTCCCCAATCTCGAATACCCCTTCCTCGCGCGCGGCGGGGAGGATCATCCACAAATTGAGTTAGCCAGCGCAACCCCGTTCATGTTGGCAGCGGCTTCGGGCGACGTGGCCGCCATGCGCACTCTGGTGGAAGGGCGAGCCGATCCCAAGGTAGTTACTTCCGAAGGCGTCTCTTCGCTGCTGGTGGCGTCTGGGTTGGGCACGGAACGCGGACGCCGGGACGAAAAGGGAGCGATTGAAGCGCTGAAGCTAGTGATGGCGCTGGACCCCAACGCCGACGTGAATGGAGCAGCGAAAGGCGGCATCTACGGTGACGGTCGAACCGCGCTGCACGCTGCGGCTTATCTTGGATGGAACGACATGATCAAGTTTTTGGCGGAAAAGGGAGCCAACCTGGACGTCAAGGACATGTACGGCATGACCCCGCTGGAGATCGCCCTCGGTGATCCGGAAGGCCGTTTATACCGGAACCTCCCCGGCGGCCGTTACGACGACCGCTTCCGTAGACCAGCGTTTCGCGTAAACAAAGTGACTTCCGAACTCCTGGTAAAACTGGGAGCCACTCCATTCACGGGAAAGTTCCGGGAACGCACCGGCGAGTAG